CATGCCGTAGATATTATGTGCCTTACGATGCGAACCCCGATGCCCGTCATATTGGTGACGTACATCGTCGGGGAATGTTCCGCGGCCAAATACGGCCGGTTCATTCATATCGTTCCAGAAGCCAGCCACGCCATCTTCCACAAGGCCCTGATATAAGGTGCCCCACCATTGACGAACCTCCGGATTGGTAAAATCAGGAAATTGACAACGTCCCGGCCACACAAATCCTTCCATAAAATAATCATCCCCGCGGCGACAGAAATACCTATTTTCCTTTCCTTCCCTGAACACCCAGTAGTTCTCATCAACCTTGATGCCCGGGTCGATCATCACCACCGTTTTAAAGCCATCATTGGCCAAATCGCTGATCATATTCTTAGGATTGGGAAAATACTGCTTGTTCCAGGTAAAACAGCGGTATCCTTCCATGTAATCGATATCAAGATAAATCGCATCACAGGGGATCTGTCGCTTCCGAAACTCCTCAGCAACCTTCCGGACATTCGCTTCGGGATAATAACTCCAGCGACACTGATGGTAACCAATTGCCCACAGCGGTGGCAGGTAATGTGTACCTGTCAGCGTATGATAGCGACGGATGACGTCGATAATATGTGGACCATGGATGTAGTAGTACTGCAGTTCCCCTCCTTCGGACCAAAAGCTTGTTTTTCCCGGATCTTCCGCGGCGAAATCAAAATACGTTTTAAAGGTATTGTCAAAGAATATACCGTAGGCTTCACCATCTTTTAAACCAATATAAAACGGAATAGTTTTATAAAGTGGATCCTGATCGTAAGCAAAAGCATAAGTGTCTGAATTCCAGTTTTTAAGTCTTTTACCTCTCAGGTTCAATTTAGTGGCCTTGTCCCCCAGTCCATAAAAAGCTTCATTTTCAAAGGCCACTTTTGTGCTATATACATAATAGCCTCCAAAATCAGGGTTTTCCTCCCAGTGCATCGGAGCCAAATCTGCATTGAACAGTTTACCCGAGCGATCAGAAAAAGAAATCAAAAAATCATTCTTATTGATCTTACAGGAAATAGTATTCGTATGCACCAGATAATGATCTGCCTCTTCCTTGCATTGATGTATACTGACGCGGTGATCTTTCTTGGCCAAGGCATACGAAAAATCCTCCAAAAAAGTCCCTTGTGGAGCCAGCCGTACTCGCACGATCTCATCCGTGACGATCTTAATTTCTACCTTGGCTTTGCCGTCAGAAAAATAATAAGACTTATCGTTTTGATTGTGGGCTACTATCGTTTCAAGGTATTTCTTTTCAATTTTCGGTAAATCCAATACCGGATTATTCACATGATGCATACTCTCCAAAGTACCATCATTTTCCTCCTCATGTAGTGTGGTTTGATTTAGGTTGTCGTCTTCAAGCATAATTGTAATATGTTAAAAAGTTTCTGAAGGCTTAATTCCTCTTTAAGATAGAAAATTAATCCTGCGCTGACAACAAAACACAAAAAAAAATCCCGCCTATTGGGATAGACGGGATTTTTTTCAATACCTGTGGATAAACTTCTACAGCTTACTTAACAAAATGCGCACGAAGCATCCAGGCCATCTTTTCATGCTTTTCCAATAGTCCAACCAAAAAGTCCTCCGTACCATTATCCGAAGTGCCTTCAACCACAGAAATGTCGGCACGAATTGACATCGCTATAGCTTCATGGTCAGCCAACAATTCTTTGTAATAGGACTGACTGTCGGTTTTTTCTGAAGTAGACTCCGTTAAACGAGTCAATTTCAAATATTTATCAAAGGTACCTACCGCATAATGCCCTAAAGTACGTACACGTTCTGCTACTTCATCGATCACTTCAGCTAGTTCATCGTATTGTGATTCCAAAAATAAGTGAGCAGCATGAAAATCCGCACCTTCCACATTCCAATGCGCGTTACGCGTCTTCATGTAGACAATGTGTTCATCTGCCAACAGCACATTTAGCAACTTTGCAACTTTTTTCAAGTCCGCATCTTTAATTCCAATTGAAGTTTTCATATTATAATCTTTTGTTAACTATATGTTTTAAATGCTTAGTTAAATTTACCCAAAAATGCGGTAAAAACCAAATAAAAGCCAGTCAAATTCACAACAATTACCTCACCCCACTATACCAAACCAGACTTACATTTCGTATTACTGCAAAGCGTTTGCTAGACTGAAAAATGAAAAGCGAAGGCTGCACCGACAGTGTTCTTTGTAGAAACAGATAAGACCTAGATTGTACCTTATGAACGAAACATTTTAAACAAAAATCGATCAAGCTATTATTTAAAGCACATAATGTTGTATTTTTGCAGACATCTTTATTTTGAGGGAAAGCTGCGGACAACATGGACAACAATACCTATTTTCACAAATTCAAACAGGATATTTCAGCGATTGAACTTCCAACACGATTTACCTTCCCATTTTGCTATGAACCGCACCCCCTTGCCGTAACCGCCGCAAAAGAACTTCAATATTACATCGAAACACAAGAGGACTGGACCCACAATTTTGGCCTGGACAGCGCCATGGAGGGCCTCGCTATTGGAAAAATGTTCGGTGTGCTGGTTGTCAGAAACCAACACAATGAGCTTGGCTACCTTGCCGCTGTTTCGGGAAAACTGGCCGGAAGCAACAAACACCGCTATTTTGTACCGCCAATATTCGATATGTTGGAAGAAAACAGTTTTTTTCTAAACGAAGAGGTGCATCTCAATGCACTGAACCGCAAAATAGAAAGGCTTGAAAATAGTGAAGAGCTAGCAGACACGCAGCGTAATCTTGACCGGTTAAAAAATGAATGGGATAAGTCGCTCGATGAGCTAAAATCGAAATTAAGAATCCAAAAGAAGGAACGAAAAGAAACCCGTACAAAACTGAAGGTCAGTTTATCCGATGCGGAATATGAATTATTGATGGAAGACATGCGGAGCCAGAGTTTAAAAGACAAACAACAGCTTCAGCGCTTTCAATATGACATGCATTTGGCTCTGGAAACAGAGAGTAACCATTTACAACAATTGCTATCTACGATTACCGCGCTAAAAGAGGAACGCAAAACACGCTCAGGCAATCTGCAAAAACAGCTTTTCGAACAATATAATTTTCGCAATGCAAAAGGGCAACGCAAGAATGTCGTCGACATATTCCATGAATTTGACACGATAACTCCGCCTGCGGGATCGGGGGAATGCGCTGCGCCAAAACTGCTGCAATATGCATATGAAAACCAGTTAACACCCCTAGCTTTGGCCGAATTTTGGTGGGGCTGCTCCCCTGCATCTGAAATACGCAGGCACAAAAACTACTATCCGGCATGCCGCAAAAAATGTGAACCGATTTTAGGGTATATGCTCCAAGGCTTGGTCGTAGATCCGAATCCCATGCAGCAGGAAACGACCTTGGATATCGCACTTCCTCAAATTTATGAGGATG
The DNA window shown above is from Sphingobacterium thalpophilum and carries:
- a CDS encoding Dps family protein; translation: MKTSIGIKDADLKKVAKLLNVLLADEHIVYMKTRNAHWNVEGADFHAAHLFLESQYDELAEVIDEVAERVRTLGHYAVGTFDKYLKLTRLTESTSEKTDSQSYYKELLADHEAIAMSIRADISVVEGTSDNGTEDFLVGLLEKHEKMAWMLRAHFVK
- a CDS encoding glycoside hydrolase family 31 protein translates to MLEDDNLNQTTLHEEENDGTLESMHHVNNPVLDLPKIEKKYLETIVAHNQNDKSYYFSDGKAKVEIKIVTDEIVRVRLAPQGTFLEDFSYALAKKDHRVSIHQCKEEADHYLVHTNTISCKINKNDFLISFSDRSGKLFNADLAPMHWEENPDFGGYYVYSTKVAFENEAFYGLGDKATKLNLRGKRLKNWNSDTYAFAYDQDPLYKTIPFYIGLKDGEAYGIFFDNTFKTYFDFAAEDPGKTSFWSEGGELQYYYIHGPHIIDVIRRYHTLTGTHYLPPLWAIGYHQCRWSYYPEANVRKVAEEFRKRQIPCDAIYLDIDYMEGYRCFTWNKQYFPNPKNMISDLANDGFKTVVMIDPGIKVDENYWVFREGKENRYFCRRGDDYFMEGFVWPGRCQFPDFTNPEVRQWWGTLYQGLVEDGVAGFWNDMNEPAVFGRGTFPDDVRHQYDGHRGSHRKAHNIYGMQMVRATYDGLKKLYKNKRPFTITRAAYAGTQRYSSVWTGDNLASWEHLKLGTLQLQRLSTSGMSFCGTDIGGFTGEPDGELFTRWMQFGVFSPFMRVHSAGDTRDREPWSFGEDWEKINRKFIELRYKLLPYIYTCFWEQTKYGFPILRPISMVEQHIPTNWQREEEFCFGDKILVSPVLQPGQKSKIVYLPEGTWFYYFNNETYVGGKEHTVPTPIDEMPIFIRGGSVIPEYPVMQYTGEKKIEELQLNVYFAEGVTRSYVYSDHGDTFAYEQDIYLEKCFTVSGLKESLSIKQTQDGLFTERYEEYKLQLIGLPFQVKKVKTDGIETKVQVDDKGRYWINVAREFDNILIEG
- a CDS encoding RluA family pseudouridine synthase, yielding MDNNTYFHKFKQDISAIELPTRFTFPFCYEPHPLAVTAAKELQYYIETQEDWTHNFGLDSAMEGLAIGKMFGVLVVRNQHNELGYLAAVSGKLAGSNKHRYFVPPIFDMLEENSFFLNEEVHLNALNRKIERLENSEELADTQRNLDRLKNEWDKSLDELKSKLRIQKKERKETRTKLKVSLSDAEYELLMEDMRSQSLKDKQQLQRFQYDMHLALETESNHLQQLLSTITALKEERKTRSGNLQKQLFEQYNFRNAKGQRKNVVDIFHEFDTITPPAGSGECAAPKLLQYAYENQLTPLALAEFWWGCSPASEIRRHKNYYPACRKKCEPILGYMLQGLVVDPNPMQQETTLDIALPQIYEDEDIIIINKPAEFLSVPGIYVKDSVYNRILQRYPKAGPIIIHRLDMSTSGLLVVAKNKEAHKFIQDQFIQHTIKKTYIALLDGIIEAPSGLIDLPLRVDLDDRPRQMVCYTYGKPAQTKWEKIAIENNQTRVRFYPLTGRTHQLRMHAVHPNGLNTPIVGDDLYGKKANRLHLHAASITFIHPRFKKEMTFEIEPDF